A window of the Cellvibrio sp. pealriver genome harbors these coding sequences:
- the dnaE gene encoding DNA polymerase III subunit alpha, which translates to MPAANFVHLRLHTEFSLSDSLVRIKSLVKRVAELNMPACAITDQTNFYGLIKFYKAAQGAGIKPIAGSDFWIASNDSEGKPTLITLLAMNDKGYKNIIELISLAWRQGQQQGIAYLQRDWIGRHSEGVIALSGGKLGDIGMALLGGRSAQAGELLQAWMQEFPNRFYLELQRTGRENDENYLHAAVALAAEFNCAVVATNDVRFLKQSEFEVHEARVCIGEGRTLDDPRRERRYSDQQYLRSAEEMAELFSDIPEAIVNTIEIAKRCTINIQMGKYFLPEYPVPEGLTEAEFFRQISHKGLDERLERILNKSAENYMERRKVYEDRLNFELDIINQMGFPGYFLIVMDFIQWAKDHDIPVGPGRGSGAGSLVAYSLKITDLDPLQYDLLFERFLNPERVSMPDFDIDFCMDNRDKVISYVADNYGRDAVSQIITFGTMAAKAVVRDVARVQGKSYGLADKLSKMIPPTPGMTLAQALEEEPQLKEFIAVDGDAGEIWEMAVQLEGLTRNVGKHAGGVVIAPTKLTDFSPLYCDETGSGLVTQFDKGDVEEAGLVKFDFLGLRTLTIIDWARIMIDKQRLKKGEPLLDISAIPLDDPATFKLLKRAETTAVFQLESRGMKDLIKRLQPDNIEDLIALVALFRPGPLESGMVDDFINRKHGRAQVAYPDAKFQHPSLKPVLEPTYGVIVYQEQVMQIAQVLAGYTLGGADMLRRAMGKKKPEEMAKQRAVFEEGAKNQGVDPELAIKIFDLVEKFAGYGFNKSHSAAYAIVSYQTAWLKAHYPAHFMAATMSSDMDKTDKVVTFIEECRTMKLKLLPPDVNSGEFHFTVDDAGRIIYGLGAIKGLGEGPVESIIAARNEGGPFKDLFDFCARVDPRKVNKRALEAIIRSGAADSLGPTYNSANHLIDHDRAVMFSSMSEAVKTAEQAAANSNAGMMDLFGAVIAEEQSNKDVYADFRRTRTWTMKERLHAEKETLGLYLTGHPIDEYETELTHLVSSRIANLKPEKSAQTISGLVISQRIVKTKRGDNMAILTLDDRTGRMDVTLFAETFNNARDVLAKDGLLVINGQVRYDDFSGMLKMSAESVRLLEDVRQEKVRELWLELESGILPANFSRELMDMLDPYRQSPQQEARCAIVVDYVRSDARAQLRFSSQWNIRPEDELLQRLRDSYGRAKVKLVY; encoded by the coding sequence ATGCCAGCTGCTAATTTTGTCCATTTGCGCTTACACACCGAGTTCTCACTGAGCGATAGTTTGGTGCGAATAAAATCGTTAGTGAAACGTGTTGCTGAATTAAATATGCCTGCTTGCGCAATTACGGATCAGACAAATTTTTATGGGTTAATTAAGTTTTATAAGGCTGCACAAGGTGCAGGTATAAAACCCATTGCCGGGAGTGATTTTTGGATTGCCAGTAATGACTCAGAAGGAAAACCCACGCTGATTACTTTGTTGGCAATGAATGATAAGGGCTACAAAAATATCATTGAATTAATTTCCCTGGCATGGCGACAAGGGCAGCAACAGGGCATAGCGTATCTGCAGCGTGATTGGATCGGCCGGCACAGTGAAGGTGTTATCGCACTGTCAGGTGGGAAATTGGGTGATATAGGAATGGCATTGCTGGGAGGGCGTAGTGCACAAGCGGGAGAATTGTTGCAAGCGTGGATGCAAGAGTTTCCCAACCGCTTTTATTTGGAATTGCAACGCACTGGCCGGGAAAACGATGAAAATTATTTGCATGCAGCGGTAGCTCTTGCGGCTGAGTTCAATTGTGCAGTAGTTGCCACCAATGATGTGCGTTTTCTTAAGCAAAGCGAATTTGAAGTGCATGAAGCACGTGTTTGCATCGGCGAGGGGCGCACACTGGATGATCCCCGCCGTGAGCGTCGCTACAGCGACCAGCAATATTTGCGCTCTGCCGAAGAAATGGCAGAGCTTTTTAGTGATATCCCGGAAGCTATTGTCAACACAATTGAAATTGCCAAGCGCTGCACGATCAATATTCAAATGGGTAAATATTTTTTGCCTGAATATCCGGTGCCAGAAGGTTTAACTGAAGCAGAATTCTTTCGTCAAATTTCGCATAAAGGATTGGATGAACGGTTGGAGCGAATCCTTAATAAGTCCGCCGAGAATTATATGGAGCGGCGGAAGGTTTACGAAGACCGATTAAATTTTGAATTGGACATTATTAACCAGATGGGTTTTCCTGGTTACTTCCTGATCGTGATGGACTTTATCCAGTGGGCAAAAGATCATGATATTCCTGTAGGTCCAGGTCGTGGATCGGGCGCAGGATCATTAGTTGCATATTCGTTGAAAATTACTGATCTTGACCCTCTGCAATACGATTTACTCTTCGAACGTTTTCTAAATCCCGAGCGGGTTTCCATGCCCGACTTTGATATCGATTTCTGTATGGATAACCGCGATAAGGTTATTTCATACGTTGCTGATAACTACGGACGTGATGCGGTTAGCCAGATTATTACCTTCGGTACTATGGCCGCAAAAGCGGTAGTGCGCGATGTGGCACGTGTACAAGGAAAATCTTACGGACTCGCTGATAAATTATCAAAAATGATTCCTCCTACGCCGGGAATGACGCTTGCACAAGCATTGGAAGAAGAGCCGCAATTAAAAGAATTTATTGCAGTTGATGGCGATGCCGGTGAAATTTGGGAGATGGCAGTACAGCTCGAAGGTCTCACACGTAACGTTGGTAAACACGCCGGTGGTGTTGTTATTGCGCCGACAAAACTGACTGATTTTTCCCCACTGTATTGCGATGAAACCGGTAGTGGCCTTGTTACCCAATTTGATAAGGGTGATGTAGAAGAAGCGGGGCTTGTGAAATTTGACTTCCTCGGTTTACGCACCCTGACTATTATCGATTGGGCGCGTATCATGATCGATAAACAGCGCCTAAAAAAAGGTGAGCCTCTCCTCGATATCAGTGCGATTCCGCTCGATGATCCCGCTACATTCAAATTATTAAAACGTGCAGAGACTACTGCGGTATTCCAGTTGGAATCGCGCGGTATGAAAGATCTGATTAAGCGTTTGCAGCCTGACAATATCGAAGATCTGATTGCACTGGTGGCGCTATTTCGTCCCGGCCCCTTGGAGTCGGGAATGGTGGACGACTTTATTAACCGTAAACACGGCCGCGCACAAGTTGCTTATCCCGATGCAAAATTTCAACACCCAAGTTTAAAGCCGGTTTTGGAACCTACTTATGGTGTTATTGTTTATCAAGAACAAGTTATGCAAATTGCGCAGGTGCTCGCGGGTTATACCTTGGGTGGTGCAGATATGTTGCGCCGTGCGATGGGTAAGAAAAAACCGGAAGAGATGGCCAAGCAGCGTGCTGTATTTGAAGAAGGCGCAAAAAATCAGGGTGTTGATCCGGAATTGGCGATTAAAATTTTTGACTTGGTGGAAAAATTTGCCGGTTATGGTTTTAACAAATCCCACTCAGCTGCTTACGCAATTGTTTCTTATCAAACGGCTTGGCTAAAAGCCCATTATCCAGCACATTTTATGGCGGCGACTATGTCGTCGGACATGGACAAAACCGATAAGGTAGTTACCTTTATCGAAGAATGTCGCACCATGAAATTAAAATTGTTGCCGCCGGATGTTAACTCCGGCGAGTTTCATTTCACGGTGGATGATGCAGGGCGAATTATTTATGGCTTGGGTGCTATTAAAGGCTTGGGTGAAGGGCCGGTTGAATCGATTATTGCAGCACGCAATGAAGGCGGCCCGTTTAAAGATTTATTTGATTTCTGTGCGCGTGTTGATCCGCGCAAAGTAAACAAGCGTGCGTTGGAAGCGATTATTCGTTCTGGTGCAGCGGATAGCTTGGGGCCAACTTACAATTCTGCCAACCATTTAATTGATCATGACCGTGCCGTTATGTTTTCTTCAATGAGCGAGGCGGTTAAAACGGCAGAGCAAGCTGCTGCAAACTCCAATGCAGGCATGATGGACTTGTTTGGTGCTGTGATTGCAGAAGAGCAATCGAACAAAGATGTTTATGCAGATTTTCGTCGTACGCGTACGTGGACAATGAAAGAGCGTCTACATGCTGAAAAAGAAACATTGGGTTTGTATCTTACCGGTCATCCAATTGATGAATACGAAACTGAATTAACACATTTGGTGAGTTCACGTATCGCCAATTTGAAACCGGAAAAGTCAGCGCAAACAATTTCCGGATTGGTTATTTCACAGCGTATCGTTAAAACCAAACGCGGCGATAACATGGCGATTCTAACATTGGATGACCGCACTGGTCGCATGGATGTCACCTTGTTTGCAGAAACGTTTAATAATGCGCGCGATGTGTTGGCAAAAGATGGATTGCTGGTAATCAATGGACAAGTTAGGTATGACGATTTTAGTGGCATGTTGAAAATGAGCGCTGAATCGGTGCGCTTGTTGGAGGATGTGCGACAGGAAAAAGTACGGGAATTGTGGTTAGAGTTGGAGTCCGGCATCTTGCCTGCAAATTTTTCACGCGAACTGATGGATATGCTAGATCCTTATCGTCAATCACCTCAACAAGAAGCGCGTTGCGCCATTGTTGTTGATTATGTGCGTAGTGATGCGCGAGCGCAGTTGCGCTTCAGCAGTCAGTGGAATATCCGCCCGGAAGATGAATTGCTGCAGCGCTTGCGCGATAGTTATGGCAGGGCCAAAGTAAAATTGGTTTATTAA
- a CDS encoding CBS domain-containing protein, which produces MSSILVKDFMQANVQAIKADASVRDVVEHLCKWNITGAPVVDESLCVIGFVSEQDCMKEMLNSAFYAEESAPVTSIMRRDVLCVSPEASILEVAETMLGNKPKNYPVVEQGKLVGLINRRHILEALKYHNGAYFSPARERPQFSLVQDSLQ; this is translated from the coding sequence ATGTCATCTATTCTCGTTAAAGATTTTATGCAGGCTAACGTACAGGCAATTAAGGCGGACGCGAGTGTTCGCGATGTAGTTGAGCATTTGTGTAAATGGAATATTACTGGTGCGCCTGTAGTGGATGAGTCTCTGTGTGTAATCGGGTTTGTATCTGAGCAGGATTGTATGAAGGAAATGCTAAATAGTGCATTTTATGCGGAGGAATCCGCACCGGTGACCAGCATTATGCGGCGCGATGTCCTTTGTGTGAGCCCTGAAGCCAGTATTCTGGAAGTTGCTGAGACCATGTTAGGGAATAAGCCCAAAAACTATCCTGTAGTAGAGCAGGGTAAGTTGGTGGGGTTAATTAACCGTCGTCATATTCTGGAAGCATTGAAATATCACAATGGTGCTTATTTCTCACCTGCCAGAGAGCGCCCCCAATTTTCATTGGTGCAGGATTCATTGCAATAA
- a CDS encoding acetyl-CoA carboxylase carboxyltransferase subunit alpha, with the protein MNLNYLDFEQPIAELEGKIEELQLVGNSSDVNIADEVAKLREKSTKLTETIYSKLTAWDIVKVARHPLRPYTSDYISRVFTDFDELHGDRHFGDDRAIIGGVARLDGKPVMVIGEEKGRSVHEKVMRNFGMPRPEGYRKALRLMEMAERFKLPVLTLIDTPGAYPGIDSEERGISESIAQNLAVMSRLRTPIICTVIGEGSSGGALAIGVGDHLNMLQYSTYFVISPEGCANIIWKTVAKAPEAAQAMGVTSKVLQDLGIVDETIPEPLGGAHRNVDEMAKKLQERLVAQVDRLSKEPIDALLERRYQRLMSYGN; encoded by the coding sequence ATGAATCTGAATTATCTGGATTTTGAACAGCCCATCGCCGAACTTGAAGGCAAGATTGAAGAGTTACAGCTGGTTGGTAACAGTTCCGATGTGAACATCGCTGATGAAGTTGCCAAACTGCGTGAAAAGAGCACCAAGCTCACTGAAACTATTTATTCCAAACTGACGGCTTGGGACATCGTAAAAGTAGCCCGTCACCCTTTGCGTCCTTATACCTCTGATTATATTTCCCGTGTGTTTACCGATTTTGACGAGTTGCACGGCGACCGTCATTTTGGCGATGATCGCGCGATTATTGGCGGTGTTGCCCGTTTGGATGGCAAACCAGTGATGGTGATCGGCGAAGAAAAAGGCCGCAGTGTGCATGAGAAAGTGATGCGCAACTTCGGGATGCCGAGACCTGAAGGTTATCGCAAGGCTCTGCGGTTGATGGAAATGGCTGAGCGTTTCAAGCTTCCGGTTCTGACCCTGATTGATACTCCCGGTGCATACCCCGGTATCGATTCGGAAGAGCGTGGTATTTCTGAATCGATTGCCCAAAACCTTGCCGTTATGTCTCGTTTGCGTACACCGATTATTTGTACTGTTATTGGCGAAGGCTCTTCAGGTGGTGCGCTGGCGATTGGTGTAGGCGACCACTTGAACATGCTGCAGTACTCTACTTATTTTGTGATCTCGCCAGAAGGTTGCGCCAACATCATTTGGAAAACCGTTGCCAAGGCGCCAGAAGCGGCTCAAGCAATGGGCGTTACCTCTAAAGTGCTTCAGGATTTGGGTATTGTGGATGAAACCATTCCTGAGCCATTGGGTGGTGCGCATCGTAATGTGGATGAGATGGCGAAAAAACTGCAGGAGCGTTTGGTGGCGCAAGTGGATCGTTTGAGTAAAGAGCCAATTGATGCACTATTGGAGCGTCGTTATCAACGTCTGATGAGTTATGGCAACTAA
- a CDS encoding YgiQ family radical SAM protein — translation MNTAKHLFSYAKPNIHAQTKTYKPAPFLPMSRQEMDKLGWDTCDIIIVCGDAYVDHPSFGMAVIGRFLESQGFRVGIIAQPDWKSAEPFKALGKPNLFFGVSAGNMDSMINRYTSDLRLRSDDAYTPGGQGGKRPDRAVTVYSQRCKEAYKDVPIVLGGIEASLRRIAQYDYWSNEVRRSVLIDATADILLYGNAERAIAEVAHSLAAGKSIKELDSIRGTAVIKKEPPAGWTEIDSTRIDWPGNIDKLPNPYEYQHNAKSVVDAAQTDINNSQIGLRQLDPEKMAEQIAALNPEAAEQLKTQGCPAQGIESEKAFDPNEPQPIRIIPMPLQNRSEMMDAEKVYVRLPSFDKVRKDPILYAHASRVLHQEANPYNARPMIQKHENREVWINPPPIPLETDELDGVFDLPYARVPHPIYGKQKIPAYDMIKTSVNIMRGCFGGCTFCSITEHEGRIIQSRSQESILKEIEDIRDKVPGFTGHISDLGGPTANMYRLTCKDMPTLSKCRRLSCVYPTICKNLTTSHKHTTNLYREARKIRGVNKVSVASGLRYDLAVLDPEYVKELVTHHVGGYLKIAPEHTEEGVLSQMMKPKMSSYYEFKRMFDKFSKEAGKEQFLIPYFIAAHPGTRDEDMLNLALWLKKNNFEVDQVQTFYPSPMSLATAMYVSERNPLKKLTYKSSKIAIPRGLEQRRLQKALLRYHDPANWPIIREALRKMRKPHLIGSSASALIPDEQTEARNKPRSGHNPNARAQQQKPRAGSVAKPQGKPAAKAFGDKFESAKKFNQQQTTTAKPTAKPVNGRNTPNVAAKAKPASSTVSKNSHSGSPKKTR, via the coding sequence ATGAATACCGCCAAACACCTGTTTTCCTACGCCAAACCCAATATTCATGCCCAGACGAAAACCTATAAGCCTGCGCCATTCCTGCCTATGAGCAGACAAGAGATGGACAAGCTGGGCTGGGATACCTGCGACATTATCATCGTCTGTGGTGATGCCTATGTAGATCACCCCAGTTTTGGGATGGCAGTAATTGGGCGATTTTTGGAATCACAAGGGTTCCGCGTAGGCATCATCGCCCAACCGGACTGGAAAAGCGCCGAGCCCTTCAAAGCGCTGGGTAAACCTAACCTGTTTTTTGGTGTGAGCGCGGGCAACATGGACTCCATGATTAACCGCTACACCTCCGATTTACGCTTGCGCTCGGACGATGCCTATACCCCCGGCGGACAAGGCGGCAAACGTCCTGACCGCGCCGTCACCGTTTATAGTCAGCGCTGCAAAGAAGCCTACAAAGATGTACCGATTGTGCTGGGTGGTATCGAGGCCAGCCTGCGCCGTATCGCCCAGTACGATTATTGGAGCAACGAAGTGCGCCGCTCGGTATTGATCGATGCGACGGCGGATATTTTGTTATATGGCAACGCCGAGCGCGCGATTGCCGAGGTCGCCCACTCGCTCGCCGCTGGCAAAAGCATTAAAGAGCTAGATAGCATTCGCGGCACCGCCGTTATCAAAAAAGAACCGCCTGCGGGCTGGACGGAAATTGATTCCACACGCATCGATTGGCCGGGCAATATCGATAAATTACCCAACCCCTACGAATACCAACACAACGCGAAATCTGTTGTGGATGCAGCGCAAACTGACATCAATAATTCGCAAATTGGTTTGCGCCAACTTGATCCAGAAAAAATGGCAGAGCAAATCGCGGCATTGAATCCGGAAGCTGCCGAACAATTGAAAACTCAAGGCTGCCCCGCGCAAGGTATTGAGAGCGAAAAAGCGTTCGACCCCAATGAACCGCAACCGATTCGTATCATTCCCATGCCGCTGCAAAACCGCAGTGAAATGATGGATGCAGAGAAGGTGTACGTTCGCCTGCCCTCTTTCGACAAAGTGCGCAAAGACCCAATTCTGTATGCACATGCTTCACGCGTATTGCATCAGGAAGCTAACCCTTACAACGCGCGCCCAATGATTCAAAAACACGAGAACCGCGAAGTCTGGATTAACCCGCCACCGATTCCACTCGAAACCGATGAGTTGGATGGTGTATTTGATTTGCCTTATGCGCGCGTGCCGCACCCAATTTACGGCAAACAAAAAATCCCCGCCTACGACATGATTAAAACCTCGGTAAACATCATGCGCGGTTGTTTCGGCGGTTGTACTTTTTGCTCGATCACTGAACACGAAGGCCGGATTATCCAAAGCCGTTCGCAGGAATCGATCCTCAAAGAAATTGAAGATATACGCGATAAAGTGCCGGGTTTTACCGGCCATATTTCAGACTTGGGTGGCCCGACCGCCAATATGTATCGCCTTACCTGTAAAGATATGCCGACGCTTTCCAAGTGCCGTCGCTTGTCGTGCGTGTATCCAACGATTTGTAAAAATTTAACCACCAGTCATAAGCACACCACCAATTTGTATCGCGAAGCGCGCAAAATTCGCGGTGTCAATAAAGTGTCTGTCGCATCGGGTTTGCGTTATGACTTGGCGGTGCTCGATCCCGAATACGTAAAAGAATTGGTGACCCATCATGTGGGCGGTTATTTAAAAATCGCACCGGAACACACAGAGGAAGGTGTGCTCTCGCAAATGATGAAACCGAAAATGAGCAGCTACTACGAGTTCAAACGCATGTTTGATAAATTCTCGAAAGAAGCTGGGAAAGAACAATTTTTAATTCCGTATTTTATCGCTGCGCACCCGGGCACACGCGATGAAGATATGCTCAATCTTGCACTCTGGCTGAAGAAAAATAATTTTGAAGTAGATCAGGTACAAACTTTTTATCCATCTCCGATGTCGTTAGCAACAGCGATGTATGTGAGTGAACGCAATCCGCTGAAAAAATTAACCTATAAGAGCAGTAAAATTGCTATTCCACGCGGTTTGGAACAACGTCGTTTGCAAAAAGCATTACTGCGTTATCATGACCCTGCGAATTGGCCAATTATTCGCGAAGCATTGCGTAAGATGCGTAAACCGCACTTGATTGGTAGTAGTGCATCCGCCTTGATACCGGATGAGCAAACCGAAGCGCGCAATAAACCGCGCAGTGGTCACAACCCTAATGCGCGCGCGCAGCAACAAAAACCGCGCGCAGGTAGCGTTGCAAAACCTCAGGGAAAACCAGCCGCAAAAGCCTTTGGCGATAAGTTTGAAAGTGCAAAGAAATTTAATCAGCAGCAAACTACAACGGCCAAGCCAACCGCTAAACCAGTGAACGGGCGCAACACACCCAACGTAGCAGCCAAAGCAAAACCTGCGAGCAGTACAGTAAGTAAAAATAGCCACTCAGGCAGCCCTAAAAAAACTCGCTAG
- a CDS encoding rhodanese-like domain-containing protein encodes MLRRFPYLIITGLLFIMSNLTFANDIWIDVRTIDEFNAGHIEGAKHIPYEEIAARINEVTSDKDATIRLYCRSGNRSGIALQTLQAMGFKNAVNEGGYEALIQKQASQ; translated from the coding sequence ATGCTGCGCCGCTTTCCTTACCTCATCATCACAGGTTTACTATTCATTATGTCCAACCTCACCTTTGCCAATGATATTTGGATCGATGTCCGCACTATCGATGAATTTAATGCCGGTCACATTGAAGGGGCGAAACACATCCCTTATGAGGAAATTGCTGCGCGAATCAACGAAGTCACATCAGACAAAGATGCAACCATCCGTCTCTATTGCCGCTCAGGTAACCGGTCGGGCATCGCCTTGCAAACCCTGCAAGCAATGGGCTTTAAAAATGCCGTAAACGAAGGTGGATACGAAGCACTTATACAAAAACAGGCAAGCCAATAA
- a CDS encoding DUF3820 family protein codes for MDEFPFDPQLLKELVTTPMPYGKYAGHVIADIPEHYLMWMGREGFPKGKLGQLLGLMYEIRLNGLEPLLKPLR; via the coding sequence GTGGACGAGTTTCCTTTTGACCCCCAACTGCTCAAAGAATTGGTTACAACACCCATGCCTTATGGCAAATATGCCGGCCATGTGATCGCCGATATTCCCGAACACTACTTAATGTGGATGGGACGAGAGGGGTTCCCCAAAGGCAAACTCGGCCAATTATTAGGACTGATGTATGAAATCCGCTTGAATGGTTTGGAGCCGTTACTCAAGCCTCTGCGTTAA
- the yciH gene encoding stress response translation initiation inhibitor YciH gives MSNNKNSRLVYSTDTGRIKEEKPAASIPQGDGIVRIRRETAGRNGKGVTTVTGVPLDEAKLKDLAKALKVSCGVGGSVKDGVIEIQGDQRDKIKAELEKRGFTVKLAGG, from the coding sequence ATGAGCAATAACAAAAATTCCCGTTTGGTTTACTCCACCGATACCGGTCGCATCAAAGAAGAAAAGCCTGCGGCCAGCATTCCGCAGGGCGACGGCATAGTCCGCATCCGTCGCGAGACGGCTGGCCGAAACGGTAAAGGCGTAACCACCGTCACTGGTGTACCGCTCGACGAAGCCAAACTCAAAGACCTTGCCAAAGCACTGAAAGTCTCTTGTGGCGTAGGCGGCTCAGTGAAAGATGGGGTCATTGAAATTCAGGGCGATCAGCGCGACAAGATTAAAGCTGAACTGGAAAAACGTGGCTTCACAGTGAAGTTAGCAGGAGGTTGA
- a CDS encoding serine hydrolase domain-containing protein produces MTIEIKGHWLPMWQPVVDAFIANFDRGEEGAGIALVHRGELAVNIWSGQRSNKLAGVERADWSEDTLVNIFSAGKGLVALCVLQLVADGKLQLDEPVAILWPEFAQADKHAVTVRQLLCHRAGLSAFHQHIANDQIFDWGVITQFAAAESPWWEPGTAQGYSPFMFGWILGELVKRASGYASFNDYFQACIAQPLGVNCYFGVPEHLLDSIADTGPLKRPLGATASSTGADSIALGKLMKADPRGVTNRAFSNPISLMTATNSREWRQAQIPAAGAHADARALATIYGELAKAKQHLLNESFLPLCWAEQTFSDDRTLGLPLRFSHGFMLSQHDRADCRYGRGQRAFGHPGAGGCIGFADPDFELGFGYVTHRMGQGLLIDERAVHLIDAAYRILE; encoded by the coding sequence ATGACAATTGAAATCAAAGGCCATTGGTTACCCATGTGGCAACCGGTGGTGGATGCGTTTATCGCAAACTTCGATCGTGGCGAAGAAGGCGCAGGCATAGCACTGGTGCATCGCGGTGAGTTGGCCGTGAATATCTGGTCTGGCCAACGCAGTAATAAGCTGGCGGGTGTAGAGAGAGCGGATTGGAGCGAGGACACGCTCGTCAATATTTTCTCTGCAGGTAAGGGCTTGGTTGCACTCTGTGTTTTGCAGTTGGTTGCCGACGGCAAGCTACAGTTGGATGAGCCTGTTGCAATTCTGTGGCCTGAGTTTGCCCAAGCTGATAAACACGCCGTTACTGTGCGCCAACTTCTGTGTCATCGCGCCGGGCTGTCGGCCTTTCATCAGCATATCGCCAATGACCAGATTTTTGATTGGGGTGTGATTACACAATTTGCTGCCGCAGAATCGCCTTGGTGGGAGCCGGGCACCGCGCAAGGCTATTCGCCATTTATGTTTGGCTGGATTCTTGGAGAGCTGGTTAAGCGCGCAAGTGGATACGCGAGTTTCAATGATTATTTCCAGGCTTGCATTGCCCAGCCTTTAGGTGTGAATTGCTATTTTGGTGTGCCCGAGCATCTCCTGGATAGCATTGCCGATACGGGGCCACTCAAGCGCCCATTGGGAGCGACAGCCAGCTCCACGGGGGCTGATAGCATTGCTCTGGGCAAACTGATGAAAGCTGACCCGCGCGGAGTAACCAATCGCGCGTTCTCCAACCCTATCAGCTTGATGACCGCGACTAATTCCCGCGAATGGCGACAGGCGCAAATTCCCGCAGCCGGTGCCCATGCAGATGCCCGTGCGTTGGCGACAATTTATGGGGAATTGGCCAAGGCAAAACAACACTTACTGAATGAATCATTTTTGCCGCTGTGTTGGGCTGAACAAACCTTCAGTGATGACCGCACTCTGGGTTTACCGTTGCGCTTTAGCCATGGATTTATGTTGTCACAGCATGATCGTGCGGATTGTCGTTATGGCCGTGGTCAGCGCGCTTTTGGTCATCCGGGCGCTGGCGGCTGTATCGGATTTGCCGATCCTGATTTTGAATTGGGATTTGGTTATGTGACCCATCGCATGGGGCAGGGGCTTTTAATTGACGAGCGTGCCGTGCATTTGATTGATGCGGCTTACCGTATTCTGGAGTAA
- a CDS encoding SlyX family protein produces the protein MSDLEEQLIDVQTRVAYQEDTLAQLNEVITRQDAEIIQLKQQLRLLALRIDEIQRNPASAGDDISNERPPHY, from the coding sequence ATGTCAGACCTTGAAGAGCAATTGATTGATGTTCAAACCCGTGTTGCCTATCAGGAAGATACGCTGGCGCAATTAAATGAAGTGATCACCCGGCAGGACGCAGAAATTATTCAGCTGAAGCAGCAATTGCGTTTGCTTGCTCTGCGTATTGATGAGATCCAACGTAATCCTGCATCGGCAGGAGACGATATCAGTAACGAGCGACCGCCGCATTATTGA